From Pseudomonas alcaligenes, a single genomic window includes:
- a CDS encoding Bax inhibitor-1/YccA family protein, with protein MASGNPSLSEKAFSNLEVASDPMTLGGTVNKTAILLALMLIPAVWIWGRFFANPESAGQLLPLIFGGLGAGLLLSLIVIFFKRSAPYLAPLYALAEGLVLGGVSAFYEAQFPGIVLQAVALTFGTLFCLLAAYRSGLIRATENFKLGVTAATGAIVLLYLVNMGLRLFTDISMPFIHEGGWFGIGFSLFVVVVAALNLVLDFDFIEQGVEQQCPKYMEWYAAFGLMLTLVWLYLEMLRLLSKLRK; from the coding sequence ATGGCATCCGGAAACCCCTCGCTCTCGGAAAAGGCCTTCAGCAACCTAGAGGTTGCCAGCGATCCGATGACCCTCGGCGGTACCGTCAACAAGACCGCCATATTGCTGGCCCTGATGCTGATCCCGGCCGTGTGGATCTGGGGCCGCTTCTTCGCCAACCCCGAAAGCGCCGGGCAGCTGCTGCCACTGATCTTCGGCGGCCTGGGTGCCGGTTTGCTGCTGTCGCTGATCGTGATCTTCTTCAAGCGCAGCGCCCCCTACCTGGCACCGCTGTATGCCCTGGCGGAAGGCCTGGTTCTTGGCGGGGTCTCGGCCTTCTATGAGGCGCAGTTCCCCGGCATCGTGCTGCAAGCCGTGGCGCTGACCTTCGGCACCCTGTTCTGCCTGCTGGCCGCCTACCGTAGCGGGCTGATCCGCGCCACCGAGAACTTCAAGCTCGGCGTCACCGCCGCCACCGGCGCCATCGTCCTGCTGTACCTGGTCAATATGGGCCTGCGCCTGTTCACCGATATCAGCATGCCGTTCATCCATGAAGGCGGCTGGTTTGGCATCGGCTTCAGCCTGTTCGTGGTGGTGGTCGCCGCACTCAACCTGGTGCTGGATTTCGACTTCATCGAGCAGGGCGTCGAGCAGCAGTGCCCGAAATACATGGAGTGGTATGCCGCCTTCGGCCTGATGCTGACCCTGGTCTGGCTGTACCTGGAAATGCTTCGCCTGCTGTCCAAGCTGCGCAAGTAA
- a CDS encoding Na/Pi cotransporter family protein, translating into MLTLLNLLSAIALLVWGTHIVRTGILRVYGSQLRRILSHSVQRRPLAFAAGIGVTALVQSSNATALLVTSFVAQGLMELAPALAIMLGADVGTALMAQVLTLDLSWLSPLLIFAGVVLFLSRKQSRLGQVGRVAIGLGLLILALQLIVQAAKPIAESHSIEALFASLTGDLLLDALVGALFALITYSSLAAVLLTATLAGSGMIGLPVAIGLVIGANIGSGVLALLGSGMQSTAGRRVAVGSLLYKLLGLLLVVPLVDPLVHWMAGLGINSGSLVIAFHLAYNSLRCLLLLPSVNLMARLCSLLLAERGSSNGVAAPRHLDRTALETPSLALANAVRETLRIGDLVEQMLAQLPELLRDGDAEVGREVRRLDDDVDALYSAVKLYLAQMPREDLPAHDSRRWAEIIELAVNLEHAGDMIEQMVGKLDHHKRPRHQAFSETGLAELLGLHQQLQANLRLGLNVFVSGTRDNAQRLLREKRRFRLHERQLAHAHVNRLSRQVVQSIETSALHLELIADMKRLNSLFCSSAYAVLENDDSAPAGNTDGLDDTPLQTPPAS; encoded by the coding sequence ATGCTGACCCTGCTCAACCTGCTGTCTGCCATCGCCCTGCTGGTGTGGGGCACCCATATCGTGCGTACCGGCATCCTGCGCGTGTACGGCTCGCAACTGCGGCGCATCCTCAGCCACAGCGTGCAGCGGCGGCCGCTGGCGTTCGCCGCAGGCATCGGTGTCACCGCCCTGGTGCAGAGCAGCAATGCCACCGCCCTGCTGGTCACCTCCTTCGTCGCCCAGGGCCTGATGGAGCTGGCCCCGGCGCTGGCCATCATGCTCGGCGCCGACGTCGGCACGGCGCTGATGGCCCAGGTGCTGACCCTCGACCTGTCCTGGCTGTCGCCGCTGCTGATCTTCGCCGGGGTGGTGCTGTTCCTCTCGCGCAAGCAGAGCCGCCTGGGCCAGGTCGGGCGGGTGGCGATCGGCCTCGGCCTGCTGATCCTGGCGCTGCAGCTGATTGTCCAGGCAGCCAAGCCGATCGCCGAATCGCACAGCATCGAGGCGCTGTTCGCCTCGCTGACCGGCGACCTGCTGCTGGATGCCCTGGTCGGTGCCCTGTTCGCCCTGATCACCTACTCCAGCCTGGCTGCCGTGCTGCTCACCGCGACCCTGGCCGGCAGCGGCATGATCGGCCTGCCGGTGGCCATCGGCCTGGTGATCGGCGCCAATATCGGCAGCGGTGTACTGGCCCTGCTCGGCAGCGGCATGCAGTCGACGGCCGGGCGCCGGGTGGCCGTCGGCAGCCTGCTGTACAAGCTGCTCGGCCTACTGCTGGTGGTGCCCCTGGTCGATCCGCTGGTGCACTGGATGGCCGGCCTGGGCATCAACAGCGGCAGCCTGGTGATTGCCTTCCACCTGGCCTACAACAGCCTGCGCTGCCTGCTGCTACTGCCCAGCGTGAACCTGATGGCACGCCTGTGCAGCCTGCTGCTGGCCGAGCGTGGCAGCAGCAACGGCGTGGCCGCGCCGCGCCATCTCGACCGCACGGCCCTGGAGACTCCCAGCCTGGCGCTGGCCAACGCGGTGCGCGAGACCCTGCGCATCGGCGACCTGGTGGAGCAGATGCTGGCCCAGCTGCCGGAACTGCTGCGCGATGGCGACGCCGAGGTCGGCCGCGAGGTGCGCCGCCTGGATGACGATGTCGACGCCCTCTACAGCGCGGTAAAGCTGTACCTGGCGCAGATGCCGCGCGAGGATCTGCCGGCCCATGACAGCCGGCGCTGGGCGGAAATCATCGAGCTGGCGGTGAACCTGGAGCACGCCGGCGACATGATCGAACAGATGGTCGGCAAGCTCGACCACCACAAGCGCCCGCGCCACCAGGCCTTCTCCGAGACCGGTCTGGCCGAGCTGCTGGGCCTGCACCAGCAGCTGCAGGCCAACCTGCGCCTGGGCCTCAATGTGTTCGTCAGTGGCACCCGCGACAATGCCCAGCGCCTGCTGCGGGAAAAACGCCGCTTCCGCCTGCACGAGCGCCAGCTGGCCCATGCCCACGTCAATCGCCTGAGCCGTCAGGTGGTGCAGAGCATCGAGACCAGCGCCCTGCACCTGGAGCTGATCGCCGACATGAAGCGCCTCAACTCGCTGTTCTGCAGCAGCGCCTATGCCGTGCTGGAGAATGACGACAGCGCGCCGGCGGGCAACACCGACGGCCTCGACGACACGCCGCTGCAGACCCCGCCCGCCAGCTGA
- a CDS encoding ABC transporter substrate-binding protein, which yields MQGARRARGGGWLLLALGLQLAGAWAQELPLYLMEVPPITVNQGEHKGIIGDITLEALRRAGYGYQLIVVPSPRALSSVPLLQDTLIIPLARLPERESSFTWIAEIMQVERAFYTREQPIASFAEARSRLHSIAVSRGSAGYTILLEQGFAPSQLVEVNQGPSALHMLQAGRVEAWYNPVLEADLLQRQEGGPALLRGAALGSTGQYLACSRQCTDRLVRRLSAAVASMRADGSLERIKARYLQPQ from the coding sequence ATGCAGGGAGCGCGACGTGCGCGAGGCGGAGGCTGGCTGCTGCTGGCGCTGGGGTTGCAGCTGGCCGGCGCCTGGGCGCAGGAACTGCCGCTGTACCTGATGGAAGTCCCGCCGATCACCGTCAACCAGGGCGAGCACAAGGGCATCATCGGTGATATCACCCTCGAAGCCCTGCGCCGGGCCGGCTACGGCTACCAACTGATCGTGGTGCCCAGCCCACGGGCACTGAGCAGCGTGCCGCTGCTGCAGGACACCCTGATCATTCCCCTGGCACGTCTACCCGAGCGCGAAAGCAGTTTCACCTGGATCGCCGAGATCATGCAGGTCGAGCGCGCCTTCTACACCCGCGAGCAGCCCATTGCATCCTTTGCCGAGGCGCGCAGTCGCCTGCACAGCATTGCCGTGTCGCGCGGCTCGGCAGGCTACACCATCCTTCTCGAACAGGGCTTTGCGCCCAGCCAACTGGTGGAGGTCAACCAGGGGCCGTCGGCCCTGCACATGCTCCAGGCCGGACGGGTCGAGGCCTGGTACAACCCGGTACTGGAAGCCGACCTGCTGCAGCGTCAGGAGGGCGGCCCGGCGCTGCTGCGCGGCGCCGCGCTGGGCTCCACCGGCCAGTACCTGGCCTGTTCGCGGCAGTGCACTGACCGGCTGGTGCGGCGTCTGAGTGCGGCAGTGGCGAGCATGCGCGCCGATGGCAGCCTGGAGCGGATCAAGGCGCGCTATCTGCAACCCCAGTGA
- a CDS encoding DUF5924 family protein produces MPNWKPLLHRLLALMQRYPGLIALFGFLSGMASFILVDRQERVGKVIAVLMLLSWAWLLLEGLLTRGAARWLRLEVPPVVLRYLTQMIHQESLFFALPFFFVTTAWNSGQLVFTSLLGAAALVAIIDPLYYKWLAARRWLYLIYHTLALFAVLLTALPLILHLTTAESYRLALGVALVVALPSLGGVLSMQRWWRWLAFAGLTLALGVGGWLARPWVPPATLWLTEVAVTDELHERSPGAGLEQVSSAQLREEGLYAYTAINAPRGLNERIYHVWRHEGVEMDRIALDIHGGRKAGYRAWSHKRVFPAQVAGDWQVQVVTETGQRIGVLRFRVTD; encoded by the coding sequence ATGCCCAACTGGAAACCCCTGCTGCACCGCCTGCTCGCCCTGATGCAACGCTATCCCGGGCTGATCGCCCTGTTCGGCTTCCTCTCCGGGATGGCCAGCTTCATTCTGGTCGACCGCCAGGAGCGGGTCGGCAAGGTGATCGCCGTGCTCATGCTGCTGAGCTGGGCCTGGCTGCTGCTGGAGGGCTTGCTGACCCGCGGTGCGGCGCGCTGGCTGCGCCTGGAAGTACCGCCGGTGGTGCTGCGCTACCTGACCCAGATGATCCATCAGGAGAGTCTGTTCTTCGCCCTGCCGTTCTTCTTCGTCACCACCGCCTGGAACAGTGGCCAGCTGGTATTCACCAGCCTACTGGGCGCGGCGGCGCTGGTCGCCATCATCGACCCGCTGTACTACAAGTGGCTGGCCGCCCGGCGCTGGCTGTACCTGATCTACCACACCCTGGCGCTGTTCGCCGTGCTGCTCACGGCGCTGCCGCTGATCCTCCACCTGACCACCGCCGAGAGCTACCGGCTGGCCCTCGGCGTGGCCCTGGTGGTGGCCCTGCCGAGCCTCGGCGGGGTGCTCAGCATGCAGCGCTGGTGGCGCTGGCTGGCCTTCGCCGGGCTGACCCTGGCCCTTGGCGTCGGCGGCTGGCTGGCGCGGCCCTGGGTGCCGCCGGCGACCCTGTGGCTGACCGAGGTGGCGGTAACCGACGAGCTTCACGAGCGCTCGCCGGGCGCTGGCCTGGAGCAGGTCAGCAGCGCCCAGCTGCGCGAGGAAGGGCTGTACGCCTACACCGCGATCAATGCACCGCGCGGGCTCAACGAGCGCATCTACCATGTGTGGCGTCACGAAGGGGTGGAGATGGATCGCATCGCCCTGGATATCCATGGCGGACGCAAGGCCGGCTACCGCGCCTGGAGCCACAAGCGCGTGTTCCCGGCCCAGGTGGCCGGCGACTGGCAGGTGCAGGTGGTCACCGAGACCGGCCAGCGCATCGGCGTGCTGCGTTTTCGCGTAACCGATTAG
- a CDS encoding methyl-accepting chemotaxis protein, producing the protein MKNWTIRTRLFVLIVLMMAGSLAIGVSGLNGLRGVLADLNSVYLDRVVPLRDLKVIADLYAVNIVDASHKARNGGITSAEALRRVEEAEGKIDTIWQAYKRTELITDEKQLIAQIEPLMQAARDPLQRLKAILRGNDGEGLATFTAKELYPRIDPLSEQFSKLIDVQLQESERKYNEGLALYESNFALIAGLLLVILLGGGAQAWVMSRGINLRLSELRAVVARNAGGDLTQPVQCSGHDEITDVQESLKLMQENLRSTLQGIQGAAVQLASAAEQLHVVTEQSSRGITRQNDEIEMAATAVTEMSAAVDEVARNANHTSDSSREAEQTAQAGRRQVSTTRSTIEQLSERLQVTSRTIGTLAEEAIAIGRVLEVIRTIAEQTNLLALNAAIEAARAGDQGRGFAVVADEVRALAQRTQVSTQEIERMISAIQSASQESVDAMAQSSEYAVRSQSLASEADGALELISTRVSQINEMNLVIASAAEEQAQVAREVDRNLVAIRDIAAQNATGAHETSVASDQLARLASDLNGMVQRFRL; encoded by the coding sequence ATGAAAAACTGGACTATTCGGACAAGGTTGTTCGTCCTCATCGTCCTGATGATGGCGGGCAGCCTGGCTATAGGCGTCAGTGGCCTCAACGGCCTGCGCGGCGTACTAGCAGACCTCAACAGCGTTTACCTGGATCGCGTGGTGCCGTTGCGCGACCTCAAGGTGATCGCCGACCTCTACGCGGTGAATATCGTCGATGCCAGCCACAAGGCGCGTAACGGCGGGATTACCTCTGCCGAGGCGTTGCGCCGGGTGGAGGAGGCCGAAGGCAAGATCGACACGATCTGGCAGGCCTACAAGCGCACCGAACTGATCACCGACGAGAAGCAGCTGATCGCCCAGATCGAGCCGTTGATGCAGGCTGCGCGTGATCCGCTACAACGGCTCAAGGCGATCCTGCGCGGCAACGATGGCGAGGGCCTGGCGACCTTCACCGCCAAAGAACTGTACCCACGCATCGACCCGCTCTCCGAGCAGTTTTCCAAGCTGATCGACGTGCAGCTGCAGGAGTCCGAGCGCAAGTACAACGAGGGCCTGGCCCTGTACGAGAGCAACTTCGCCCTGATCGCCGGCCTGCTGCTGGTAATCCTGCTCGGCGGCGGTGCCCAGGCCTGGGTGATGAGCCGCGGCATCAACCTGCGTCTCAGCGAGCTGCGCGCCGTGGTGGCGCGCAATGCCGGTGGCGACCTGACCCAGCCGGTGCAGTGCAGCGGCCATGACGAGATCACCGATGTGCAGGAGTCCCTCAAGCTGATGCAGGAGAACCTGCGCAGCACCCTGCAAGGCATCCAGGGTGCGGCAGTGCAGCTGGCCTCGGCGGCCGAGCAGCTGCATGTGGTGACCGAGCAATCCTCACGCGGCATCACCCGGCAGAACGACGAGATCGAGATGGCAGCTACCGCCGTCACCGAGATGTCGGCGGCGGTGGACGAGGTGGCGCGCAACGCCAACCATACCTCCGACTCCTCGCGCGAGGCCGAACAGACGGCGCAGGCCGGCCGCCGGCAGGTCAGCACCACGCGCAGCACCATCGAGCAGCTCAGCGAGCGCCTGCAGGTGACCTCGCGCACCATCGGTACCCTGGCCGAGGAGGCCATCGCCATCGGTCGTGTGCTGGAGGTGATCCGCACCATCGCCGAGCAGACCAATCTGCTGGCGCTGAATGCCGCCATCGAGGCGGCGCGGGCCGGCGACCAGGGCCGTGGCTTTGCCGTGGTAGCCGACGAGGTGCGCGCCCTGGCCCAGCGCACGCAGGTCTCGACCCAGGAAATCGAGCGGATGATCAGCGCCATCCAGAGCGCCAGTCAGGAGTCGGTGGATGCCATGGCGCAGAGCAGCGAGTACGCGGTGCGCAGCCAGAGCCTGGCCAGCGAGGCGGATGGTGCGCTGGAGCTGATCTCCACACGGGTCAGCCAGATCAACGAGATGAACCTGGTGATTGCCAGCGCCGCCGAGGAACAGGCCCAGGTGGCGCGGGAAGTGGATCGCAACCTGGTGGCGATCCGCGACATCGCCGCGCAGAACGCCACCGGCGCCCATGAAACCTCGGTGGCCAGCGATCAGCTGGCGCGCCTGGCCAGCGACCTCAACGGCATGGTGCAGCGCTTCCGCCTGTAG
- a CDS encoding methyl-accepting chemotaxis protein: protein MFLRSVSVGLRNLIGFGVLTLILLFTGGMALSQLSSLRGELVEVKDVWMLGLDLMAKIKSDRQALRLAEYEVMAHPDRDDSLSAEAKTIRERVAGYDAAYEKTIILDEDRRLFTDYSGKSKAYEESLGKVVASIRAGQLDQAAASESASRFAALTDALDAIIELNNRGAAMAGERAEQHANSATWTFSLILGASVLFTLLAAWLLSRSITQPLAELAVSAQRIASGDLTQAVRAEGADEVTQVQRSLGDMQDTLRDTLQSIQGSATQLASAADELHAVTDDSAQGITRQNDEIQMAATAVTEMSAAVDEVARNANHTSDSSREAEATAEAGRQQVSTTRSTIEQLTERLDNTSVTIARLAEEAIGIGRVLEVIRTIAEQTNLLALNAAIEAARAGDQGRGFAVVADEVRALAQRTQTSTQEIERMISAIQSASQESVSAMAQSSEYASRSQSLASEADSALQLIAERVSQINEMNLVIASAAEEQAHVAREVDKNLVAIRDIAAQNATGAHQTSVASDQLARLASELSGMVQRFRL, encoded by the coding sequence ATGTTTCTGCGCTCAGTCAGTGTCGGTCTACGCAATCTGATCGGCTTCGGGGTGCTCACCCTGATCCTGCTGTTCACCGGCGGCATGGCCCTCAGCCAGCTTTCCAGCCTGCGCGGCGAGCTGGTGGAAGTGAAGGACGTGTGGATGCTGGGCCTCGACCTGATGGCCAAGATCAAGTCCGACCGCCAGGCCCTGCGCCTGGCCGAGTACGAAGTGATGGCCCATCCGGATCGCGATGACAGCCTCAGTGCCGAGGCCAAGACGATCCGCGAGCGGGTCGCCGGCTACGATGCGGCCTACGAGAAAACCATCATCCTCGACGAGGATCGCCGCCTGTTCACCGACTACAGCGGCAAGAGCAAGGCTTACGAAGAGTCCCTCGGCAAGGTGGTGGCGAGCATTCGCGCCGGCCAGCTCGACCAGGCCGCTGCCAGCGAGTCGGCCAGCCGCTTCGCCGCGCTGACCGATGCCCTGGACGCCATCATCGAGTTGAACAACCGCGGTGCCGCCATGGCCGGCGAGCGCGCCGAGCAGCATGCCAACAGCGCCACCTGGACGTTCAGCCTGATCCTCGGCGCCAGCGTGCTGTTCACCCTGCTGGCCGCCTGGTTGCTCAGCCGCAGCATCACCCAGCCGCTGGCCGAGCTGGCCGTGTCGGCGCAGCGCATCGCCAGCGGTGACCTGACCCAGGCTGTACGGGCCGAGGGCGCTGACGAGGTGACCCAGGTGCAGCGCTCGCTCGGCGACATGCAGGACACCCTGCGCGACACCCTGCAGAGCATCCAGGGCTCGGCCACCCAGCTGGCCTCGGCGGCCGACGAGCTGCACGCGGTGACCGACGACTCGGCCCAGGGCATCACCCGGCAGAACGACGAGATCCAGATGGCCGCCACCGCCGTCACCGAGATGTCGGCGGCGGTGGACGAGGTGGCGCGCAACGCCAACCACACCTCCGATTCCTCGCGCGAGGCCGAGGCCACCGCCGAGGCCGGGCGCCAGCAGGTCAGCACCACGCGCAGTACCATCGAGCAGCTCACCGAGCGCCTGGACAACACCTCGGTGACCATCGCCCGCCTGGCCGAGGAGGCCATCGGTATCGGCCGCGTGCTGGAGGTGATCCGCACCATCGCCGAACAGACCAACCTGCTGGCGCTGAACGCGGCCATCGAGGCGGCGCGGGCCGGCGACCAGGGCCGCGGCTTTGCCGTGGTGGCCGACGAGGTACGCGCCCTGGCCCAGCGCACGCAGACCTCGACCCAGGAAATCGAACGGATGATCAGCGCCATCCAGAGCGCCAGCCAGGAGTCGGTCAGCGCCATGGCGCAGAGCAGCGAATACGCCAGCCGCAGCCAGAGCCTGGCCAGCGAGGCGGACAGCGCTCTGCAACTGATCGCCGAGCGGGTCAGCCAGATCAACGAGATGAACCTGGTGATCGCCAGCGCCGCCGAGGAGCAGGCGCACGTGGCGCGGGAAGTGGACAAGAACCTGGTAGCGATCCGCGACATCGCCGCGCAGAACGCCACCGGCGCGCACCAGACCTCGGTGGCCAGCGACCAGCTGGCGCGCCTGGCCAGCGAACTGAGCGGCATGGTGCAGCGCTTCCGCCTGTAG
- a CDS encoding nucleoside recognition domain-containing protein gives MLNGLWLGFFAVAAVAALVRWIGGDPGVWAAMVENLFTMAKTSVDVMILLFGTLTLWLGFLRIAEKAGLVELLARLLGPLFARLMPEVPRGHHSLGLVTLSFTANGLGLDNAATPIGLRAMKALQELNPSPTSASNAQVLFMVMNASSFVLLPVSIFMYRAQQGASDPALVFLPILLANSVSTLSALLSVAFMQRLKLWDPVLLAWFGGGALLLGGFMAVLAGLSATALTALSSLLGNLTLFGLILSFLLLGALKKVPVYESFVEGAKDGFEVAKNLLPYLVAMLCAVGVLRASGALDVLLDGIRWGVEQLGWDSRFVEALPTGLVKPFSGSAARAMLIETMQTQGVDSFPALVAATMQGSTETTFYVLAVYFGSVGIQRARHAVGCALFADLVGVLASILVCYWFFG, from the coding sequence ATGCTCAATGGCCTGTGGCTAGGATTTTTCGCGGTGGCAGCGGTGGCTGCCCTGGTGCGCTGGATTGGCGGCGACCCGGGGGTATGGGCGGCCATGGTGGAAAACCTGTTCACCATGGCCAAGACCTCGGTCGACGTGATGATCCTGCTGTTCGGCACCCTGACCCTGTGGCTGGGCTTTCTGCGCATTGCCGAGAAGGCCGGCCTGGTCGAGCTGCTGGCGCGCCTGCTCGGCCCGCTGTTCGCCCGCCTGATGCCCGAGGTGCCGCGTGGCCACCATTCGCTGGGCCTGGTCACCCTGAGCTTCACCGCCAACGGCCTGGGCCTGGACAACGCGGCCACGCCGATCGGCCTGCGCGCGATGAAGGCGTTGCAGGAGCTCAACCCCAGCCCGACCTCGGCGAGCAACGCCCAGGTGTTGTTCATGGTGATGAACGCCTCGTCCTTCGTCCTGCTGCCGGTATCGATCTTCATGTACCGCGCGCAGCAGGGCGCCAGCGACCCGGCCCTGGTGTTCCTGCCGATCCTTCTGGCCAATAGCGTGTCGACCTTGAGCGCGCTGCTCTCGGTGGCCTTCATGCAGCGCCTGAAACTGTGGGATCCGGTGCTGCTGGCCTGGTTCGGCGGCGGTGCCCTGCTGCTCGGCGGCTTCATGGCGGTGCTGGCCGGCCTGAGCGCCACGGCGCTCACCGCGCTGTCCTCGCTGCTCGGCAACCTCACCCTGTTCGGCCTGATCCTCAGCTTCCTGCTGCTCGGTGCGCTGAAGAAGGTGCCGGTGTACGAGAGCTTCGTCGAAGGCGCCAAGGACGGTTTCGAGGTGGCCAAGAACCTGCTGCCCTACCTGGTTGCCATGCTCTGCGCGGTCGGCGTGCTGCGCGCCTCGGGGGCCCTGGACGTGCTGCTCGACGGCATCCGCTGGGGTGTCGAGCAGCTGGGTTGGGACAGCCGCTTCGTCGAGGCCCTGCCCACCGGCCTGGTCAAGCCATTCTCCGGCAGCGCGGCACGCGCCATGCTGATCGAGACCATGCAGACCCAGGGCGTCGACAGCTTCCCGGCGCTGGTGGCGGCGACCATGCAGGGCAGCACGGAAACCACCTTCTACGTGCTGGCCGTGTACTTCGGCTCGGTCGGTATCCAGCGCGCCCGTCATGCGGTGGGCTGCGCATTGTTCGCCGACCTGGTCGGGGTGCTGGCGTCGATCCTGGTGTGCTACTGGTTCTTCGGCTGA